From the genome of Psychrobacter sp. M13:
TGGGCACTATAAAGCTAAGATAAATCCAAACGATGTATTCGCTAAACCTGCAAAATCTATCAATAGCAAATTGATACTAGTCACTGCGATCAATCCAACACCTGCGGGCGAAGGTAAAACTACCGTGACTATTGGTCTAGCCGATGCCCTAAATCGTATTCATCAGCAGCAGCATACTAACGCGATTAATGCTAAAAAAGTCACCATGGTCGCCCTGCGTGAGCCTTCACTTGGCCCTGTATTTGGGATTAAAGGTGGCGCTGCGGGTGGTGGCTATGCGCAAGTGTTACCTATGGAAGATATCAACCTGCACTTTACTGGCGACTTCCATGCTATCGGTGCCGCCAACAATCTCTTAGCTGCGCTACTCGATAATCATATCTATCAAGGTAATGCGCTGGATATCGACCCCAAACAGGTGCTATGGCGACGTGCGGTAGATATGAATGACCGTCAGCTGCGTAACATTATCAGTGGTATCAGCAAAAAGACCGATGGCGTCATGCGCGAAGATGGTTTTGATATTACCGTCGCCTCTGAGGTAATGGCTATCTTTTGCTTGGCGGCTAATTTGGCTGATCTCAAACAGCGTTTAGGTAATATTTTGGTCGCTTATAATTATGACAAGCAGCCTATTTATGCTAGAGATCTTAAAGCGCATGGTGCGATGGCAGCCCTGCTTAAAGACGCGCTACAACCAAATTTAGTACAGACTATCGAAGGTACGCCTGCCATCGTGCATGGTGGTCCTTTTGCTAATATTGCTCATGGCTGTAATTCAGTCATTGCGACACGGGTGGCTATGCACTTGAGCGATTATACTTTGACTGAGGCCGGATTTGGTGCGGATCTGGGTGCGCAAAAATTCTTCGATATAAAATGTCGACTTTCAGGGCTAACGCCAGATGCTGTGGTTATAGTAGCGACCATTCGCGCGCTAAAATACAATGGTGGTGTTGCGAAAGATGCGCTGACTGATGAGAACTTAGCGGCACTTGAGCAAGGCTTGCCAAACCTGTTTAAGCATATTGATAATATGCGCGATGTTTATGGGATGCCAGTCGTGGTAGCTATCAATCACTTTATTAGTGATACTGATGCCGAGGTTGCCCTAGTGCGCAAAGCTTGCCTGCAAAAAGGCGTTGAGGTTGCCTTGACGCAAGTATGGGAGAAAGGTGGCGCTGGTGGCGAAGCATTGGCGCATTCGTTGCTTGATTTATTAGATAAAAATAATGAATCAGCTAGCCAATTTCGTTTGGCTTATAATAGCGATAATAGCGTTGAGGAAAAAATTCGTACGATTGCTCAGCGGATTTATGGCGCAAATGACATCGATATTAGCAGCCTTGCGCAATCAAAAATTAAGCACTTAGAGGCGCTAAACCTAGACAAGATGCCTATCTGTATTGCCAAAACGCAATATTCACTCAGTGATAATGCCAAGCTGCTTGGGCGTCCTACTGACTTTAATATTCATGTACGCGATATCAGTATCTCCACTGGCGCAGGATTTATCATAGTTATTTGTGGCGCTATTATGAAGATGCCAGGTCTGCCCAAACATCCTTCAGCAGAGCGCATTGATGTTGACGATAAAGGTAATATCACAGGGTTGTTTTAACGCAAACAATCTACTTGCTGCGATAACTCAGTGCCTCTGATACATGAGCGCTAGTGATGCCTTGGCTATCTGCTAGATCAGCAATCGTTCGCGCCACTCGCAGCACGCGATGATAGCCACGCGCTGACAGATTTAGACGCTGCTGAGCGAGCTGTAATAACTGTTGTTCGCCCTTGCCTAACTGAACATGTTCATCCAGCTCGCTTGGACTAAGCTCATTATTGACCTTGTTCTGCCTTGCCAGCTGACGCTTATGAGCAGCAGCGACTCGCATCCTTACTTGCTCTGAGCTCTCCCCTGCTTTTGCGTTTTGTAGATCGGCAATCGGTAGTGCTGGCACCGTAATATGTAGATCAATTCGATCTAGTAGTGGTCCTGATAACTTGTCTTGGTAGCGTCTGATTTGCTCAGGACGACAGCGACAGCGTCCTGAAGCATCGCCATCATAGCCACAGGGGCAAGGATTCATCGCCGCAACCAATTGAAAATTAGCAGGAAAGGTCATTTGTGAATTGGCACGGCTAATAGTGATCTGCTTGGCCTCTAATGGCTGACGCAATACCTCTAACACCGCACGATCAAACTCAGGCAATTCATCAAGGAATAAAACCCCCTTATTGGCAAGCGTTATCTCGCCAGGTTTGGGTCGTGAGCCTCCACCGACTAGCGCTACTGCTGATATCGTATGATGAACTTGACGAAAGGGGCGCGTACCATAGTCATAATCACTATCGGCGACCGAATAAGTGCTGGCGACCTCTAAAGCATCCTCCGCGCTTAGATCAGGCAATATCGTCGGTAGCCGCGACGCCATTAGCGTCTTGCCAGATCCAGGCGGCCCTGTAAATAATAGCGAATGCCCGCCTGCTGCCGCTATCTCTAATGCGCGCCGAGCGTGATGTTGACCTTTGACATCGGCAAGATCAACTTTATAGCCTGCATGTTGCTGCGTAGGACTCGGAGCAACCGTCTCTAACAGGTGATTATCAGTATTCAGATGACCATTAGGATGAGCTAACGCTTGCAGATGATTGCAAACCGCCTTTAGATTCTGTGCAGCTAATACTGTTATACCCTCAACCCGACTCGCCTCTGCACCATTGACGCTGGGCACTATTAGCTGCCTTGATTGCGCAGGCGGTAGCAATGGCTCTACCAGATCTTGTTCGTGGATAGATGACTTTTTTACAGATGTCTTTATTCCCACCTGCTTTTTTTCTGACGATTTTTTTTCTAATAGCTTGTTAGCCACTAGCGCCTCAGCTTTTATCGCTCGTGCGACGGCTAAGCTACCTGTGACTTGGCGTAGCTCACCGTTAAGTGCCAACTCACCAATAAACTCAAATGCTGATAATACCTGTGCGTCAAGCTGATCACTCGCTGCCAAAATACCGATAGCAATAGGTAAATCAAGCCGTGCACCGTCTTTGGGCAAGTCAGCAGGCGCTAGATTGATCGTCAAACGACGATTAGGAAATTGAAAACCAGAATTCAGAATCGCCGAGCGCACCCGATCTTTACTTTCGCGTACAGCCGCCTCTGGTAAGCCCACAATCGTTAATGCGGGCAAACCTTGTGATAGATGTACCTCTATAATCACTTGCGGCGCATGCAAGCCAACGACCGATCGGGTATAGACCTGAGCAAACGACATAAGCGTATCCTGATAGAAGTATATATCGATAATAGAGCATTAGTTAGTAGTGCGCAAATGTCGTTCATTTATTTATAAAAGAGGGCCTACTCTTATGATGATAATGAGCCAATATATACGGCAGAATAATGCCCTTGGTTATTAAACTAGTCATTAGATAATCAGTTGATATTATTAAATATTAAAACTTTATCGGTACATTTATCTTACAACAAATCAGGCAATAAATCTGCTGGCTAAGCAGGCATAAATTGTTATATTATCAATAGGGCTTGTATAGCAATAAAAAAGGATTTTATTGATAGCTCAGAGTAGCAACAGCGATTTTGAGCAATAATACTTAACCATGGATGGTAAAGCTTATGAAAACTCAAGCTCACAGTTGGCGCACGCCAACGCTTACTTTGTTGACGATAGCAGTTTCGTTAGGGTTATCAAGTTGTTCCGATGATGACGATAAAGTGACTAGTACTGCTATTCCAGTAACTTATTCAGCAGATATACAACGTACCGAATTTGGTATTCCTCATATCACAGCCAAAGACTACAAAGGGTTAGGCTATGGTGTAGGTTATGCCTTTGCCGAAGATAACTTTTGCTCATTAGCTCGGGAAGTGGTCGTCTCTAAGGGCCAAAGTGCACTTTATCTGACCGATGGTACGCCAGACGCAATAAATGCTGCCGTTGCTCGTGATGTTTTCTATACTTGGTATAACTCTACTGAGAGAAAAGCTGAGTTTTTAGCGGCTCAAGACCCTGAAACGATTGATGCAGTCACAGGTTATGCCGCAGGTTTTAGTCGATATCTGCGTGATAAAGGCGTCGCTAATATTGATCCTGCTTGCGCCAATGCGGCATGGGTACGCG
Proteins encoded in this window:
- a CDS encoding formate--tetrahydrofolate ligase; this translates as MTTTLSDIDIAQSATLQSITTIAEKIGLSANNLQPYGHYKAKINPNDVFAKPAKSINSKLILVTAINPTPAGEGKTTVTIGLADALNRIHQQQHTNAINAKKVTMVALREPSLGPVFGIKGGAAGGGYAQVLPMEDINLHFTGDFHAIGAANNLLAALLDNHIYQGNALDIDPKQVLWRRAVDMNDRQLRNIISGISKKTDGVMREDGFDITVASEVMAIFCLAANLADLKQRLGNILVAYNYDKQPIYARDLKAHGAMAALLKDALQPNLVQTIEGTPAIVHGGPFANIAHGCNSVIATRVAMHLSDYTLTEAGFGADLGAQKFFDIKCRLSGLTPDAVVIVATIRALKYNGGVAKDALTDENLAALEQGLPNLFKHIDNMRDVYGMPVVVAINHFISDTDAEVALVRKACLQKGVEVALTQVWEKGGAGGEALAHSLLDLLDKNNESASQFRLAYNSDNSVEEKIRTIAQRIYGANDIDISSLAQSKIKHLEALNLDKMPICIAKTQYSLSDNAKLLGRPTDFNIHVRDISISTGAGFIIVICGAIMKMPGLPKHPSAERIDVDDKGNITGLF
- a CDS encoding YifB family Mg chelatase-like AAA ATPase, whose protein sequence is MSFAQVYTRSVVGLHAPQVIIEVHLSQGLPALTIVGLPEAAVRESKDRVRSAILNSGFQFPNRRLTINLAPADLPKDGARLDLPIAIGILAASDQLDAQVLSAFEFIGELALNGELRQVTGSLAVARAIKAEALVANKLLEKKSSEKKQVGIKTSVKKSSIHEQDLVEPLLPPAQSRQLIVPSVNGAEASRVEGITVLAAQNLKAVCNHLQALAHPNGHLNTDNHLLETVAPSPTQQHAGYKVDLADVKGQHHARRALEIAAAGGHSLLFTGPPGSGKTLMASRLPTILPDLSAEDALEVASTYSVADSDYDYGTRPFRQVHHTISAVALVGGGSRPKPGEITLANKGVLFLDELPEFDRAVLEVLRQPLEAKQITISRANSQMTFPANFQLVAAMNPCPCGYDGDASGRCRCRPEQIRRYQDKLSGPLLDRIDLHITVPALPIADLQNAKAGESSEQVRMRVAAAHKRQLARQNKVNNELSPSELDEHVQLGKGEQQLLQLAQQRLNLSARGYHRVLRVARTIADLADSQGITSAHVSEALSYRSK